Proteins from a genomic interval of Zingiber officinale cultivar Zhangliang chromosome 2A, Zo_v1.1, whole genome shotgun sequence:
- the LOC122039693 gene encoding leucine-rich repeat-containing protein 74B-like produces MQRLSDILKVNGCIQELQLNSSGIGDEGARVIADMLKENQTLRVLELNNNMIEYSGFASLAGALVENKAIRSIHLKLIRLTHT; encoded by the exons ATGCAGCGTCTTTCAGATATTTTGAAGGTAAATGGATGTATTCAGGAACTCCAACTAAACAGTTCAGGTATTGGAGATGAG GGTGCAAGGGTTATTGCAGATATGCTGAAAGAAAATCAAACTTTACGTGTACTGGAACTTAACAATAATATGATTGAATATTCT GGTTTTGCAAGTCTTGCTGGAGCACTAGTTGAGAATAAGGCAATTCGATCTATACATCTCAAGCTAATAAGACTTACACACACTTAG